A DNA window from Camelina sativa cultivar DH55 chromosome 17, Cs, whole genome shotgun sequence contains the following coding sequences:
- the LOC104756652 gene encoding pentatricopeptide repeat-containing protein At1g22960, mitochondrial, producing the protein MAAPPTLSRFFEIIDSFEIHFGSYVFLSVSSMILCLRLCLRASRSFFSISTTTNNCNNLSRFLFRFTTLPHCAAASSSSSNLESYYANLILTSHGGNKPNQNQKWTSHQFRILLTDPDLLVRVLNMIRAKPEIAFRFFNWIQRQSDVKQSRQAFAAMLEILAENDWMSEAYLVAERSIDLGMHEIDDLLIDGNFDKLIAIKLLDLLLWVYTRKYMADKCLISFEKMIRKGFLPSVRNCNSVLKVLRDSRLMMSKPREVYGMMVENGILPTVITFNTMLDSCFKAGHLEQVDKIWLEMKRRNVEFSEVTYNILINGFSKNGKMEEARRFHGDMQRSGFPVTSYSFNPLIEGYCKQGLLDEAWGVTDEMVNVGIYPTTATYNIYIRALCEYGKIDDARQVLSSMAAPDVVSYNTLMHGYIKMGKMVEASLLFDDLRVGDISPSVVTYNTLIDGLCESGNLEGALRLKEEMTNQLIFPDVITYTTLVKGFVKNGNLSMATEIYDEMLRKGIKPDRYAYTTRTVGEMRLGDSDKAFRLHEEMVAKDHHAPDLIIYNVRIDGLCKVGNLEKAIEFQRKIFRVGLVPDHVTYTTVIRAYLEKGRFKMASDLYDEMLSKWLSPSVITYFVLIHGHAKAGRLEQALQYSTKMKKRGVRPNVMTYNALIHGYCRAGDIDEAYRLLCKMEEEGFSPNKYSYTMLISKNCELEKWEEVVNLYKEMLDKEIEPDAYTHNALFKHLNKDHASREVELLEKLLLS; encoded by the coding sequence ATGGCCGCTCCTCCTACCTTGTCAAGGTTTTTTGAAATCATCGATTCCTTTGAGATCCATTTTGGTTCCTATGTGTTCCTCTCTGTTTCCTCAATGATCCTATGTCTCCGTCTCTGTCTCAGAGCTTCGAGATCTTTCTTCTCTATTTCCACTACTACCAACAACTGCAATAACCTCTCACGCTTCCTCTTTCGCTTCACTACTCTTCCTCATTGCGCCGCtgcgtcttcttcctcctccaatCTCGAGTCTTATTACGCTAATCTCATTTTGACCTCACACGGAGGAAACAAACCTAATCAGAATCAGAAGTGGACCTCTCATCAGTTTCGTATCCTTCTCACTGATCCAGATTTGCTTGTTAGAGTACTCAATATGATTAGGGCAAAGCCCGAGATCGCGTTTCGTTTTTTCAATTGGATACAGAGGCAGAGCGATGTGAAGCAGTCACGTCAAGCTTTCGCAGCGATGCTTGAGATTTTAGCTGAGAATGATTGGATGAGTGAAGCCTACTTGGTCGCTGAGAGAAGTATCGATCTCGGTATGCACGAAATTGACGATCTTTTGATTGATGGCAACTTTGATAAGCTTATTGCTATCAAGCTTTTGGATCTGTTGTTGTGGGTTTACACTAGGAAGTATATGGCGGACAagtgtttgattagttttgaGAAGATGATTAGGAAAGGGTTCTTACCTAGTGTTAGGAATTGTAACAGTGTTTTGAAAGTTCTTAGGGATTCGAGGTTGATGATGAGTAAGCCACGAGAGGTTTACGGGATGATGGTTGAGAATGGTATCTTGCCAACGGTTATCACGTTTAATACTATGTTGGATTCTTGTTTCAAGGCTGGTCATTTGGAGCAAGTCGACAAGATTTGGTTAGAGATGAAGAGAAGGAATGTTGAATTTAGTGAGGTGACTTACAATATACTGATCAATGGGTTTTCCAAGAATGGtaagatggaggaagctagacgGTTTCATGGAGATATGCAAAGATCTGGCTTCCCTGTTACGTCGTATTCTTTTAATCCTTTGATTGAAGGGTACTGCAAACAAGGTTTGTTAGATGAAGCTTGGGGAGTTACGGACGAAATGGTTAATGTTGGTATTTATCCAACCACAGccacatataatatttatatacgaGCTCTCTGCGAGTATGGAAAGATCGATGATGCCAGACAGGTGTTATCTAGTATGGCAGCTCCTGATGTTGTGTCTTATAACACTTTGATGCATGGGTACATCAAGATGGGGAAGATGGTAGAGgcatctctcttgtttgatgACTTGAGAGTTGGAGATATCAGTCCCAGTGTTGTCACCTACAATACTCTaatagatggtctttgtgagTCAGGGAACTTGGAAGGTGCTCTCCGGTTAAAAGAAGAGATGACGAACCAACTGATATTTCCTGATGTGATTACGTACACGACTCTTGTAAAAGGATTTGTTAAGAATGGGAATCTTTCAATGGCAACCGAGATTTATGATGAGATGCTGAGGAAAGGAATTAAACCTGATAGATATGCATACACTACAAGGACTGTGGGTGAAATGCGGCTTGGAGATTCAGACAAAGCGTTTCGTCTGCACGAAGAGATGGTTGCAAAGGATCATCATGCTCCAGATCTGATCATCTATAACGTTCGTATAGACGGACTCTGCAAGGTTGGGAATCTGGAAAAAGCGATTGAGTTTCAGCGTAAGATTTTTAGAGTTGGTCTTGTCCCAGATCATGTTACTTACACCACGGTTATTCGCGCTTATTTGGAGAAGGGCCGGTTTAAGATGGCTAGTGATTTGTATGATGAAATGCTGAGTAAATGGTTATCTCCCAGTGTGATTACCTACTTTGTGTTGATTCATGGTCATGCGAAAGCAGGAAGGCTAGAACAAGCCTTACAGTATTCCACCAAGATGAAAAAGAGAGGTGTCCGTCCAAATGTCATGACATACAATGCTCTTATACATGGCTATTGCAGAGCTGGTGATATAGATGAAGCTTACAGACTCTTGTGCAAGATGGAAGAAGAGGGGTTTTCACCGAACAAATATAGCTACACTATGCTTATAAGCAAAAACTGTGAGCTCGAGAAATGGGAAGAGGTTGTCAATTTGTATAAAGAGATGCTAGATAAAGAGATTGAGCCAGATGCTTACACACATAATGCCTTGTTCAAGCATTTGAATAAAGACCACGCGTCACGAGAGGTCGAGTTACTTGAAAAGTTATTACTCAGTTGA
- the LOC104756654 gene encoding uncharacterized protein LOC104756654 has product MVKSKKEDLNQFLISHLNTIYDTLQLFDRTASPTVEKVNWNDVIQMSDHLSKQATIVGMLWTGESPKAESLKETMESYFNALQGFFLCCPGSTVGAGPTLSSIIHVSVKQIVDSSFRLLQGSVSLYEGSYEKDKKPSIPQLSGVVWEACSSFKKVPATNITAIGRAITQVAVSMKDVLREMKEVKPAECEASGDNMSDDDDDDDDDLGDDLSPEEMEVATMVGEIVSETITVIKELIRVITSMIKLENPKDNSGFVESLEKLLKLCKGTGVQIDELGACVYPPQEIDKMKQTVKIILGNLDEVEAEVKCLKSSTDGFTGACGKLRNSLKHMETELDKRSEAELVVEMENVTIGN; this is encoded by the exons atggtgaaatcTAAGAAAGAAGATCTAAATCAGTTTCTGATTTCTCACCTCAACACCATCTATGATACTCTCCAG TTGTTCGATCGAACAGCGTCTCCTACAGTGGAGAAAGTTAACTGGAACGACGTTATTCAGATGTCTGATCACCTCTCTAAACAAGCCACCATAG TGGGAATGCTATGGACTGGAGAATCTCCAAAAGCTGAATCACTTAAAGAGACAATGGAGTCTTACTTCAATGCTCTTCAaggttttttcctttgttgccCTGGAAGCACAGTCGGTGCTGGTCCTACTTTGTCTTCAATCATACATGTTTCTGTTAAACAAATCGTCGATTCCAGCTTCAGATTGTTGCAGGGTTCTGTCTCTCTATACG AGGGATCATATGAAAAGGATAAGAAGCCATCTATTCCTCAGCTTTCGGGAGTGGTTTGGGAGGCATGCTCCAGTTTCAAGAAGGTTCCTGCAACAAACATTACTGCCATTGGCAGGGCTATTACACAAGTTGCAGTCTCCATGAAGGATGTTCTTAGGGAGATGAAAGAAGTGAAGCCAGCTGAATGTGAGGCATCTGGTGATAATAtgtcagatgatgatgatgatgatgatgacgatttAGGCGATGATTTGTCTCCTGAAGAAATGGAAGTTGCTACAATGGTTGGTGAGATTGTGTCTGAGACAATCACGGTGATAAAAGAACTCATTAGAGTTATCACTAGCATGATTAAGCTGGAGAATCCAAAGGATAACAGCGGGTTCGTGGAGTCGCTTGAGAAGCTACTGAAGCTGTGTAAAGGAACCGGAGTACAAATCGATGAGCTTGGAGCTTGCGTCTATCCACCTCAGGAGATAGACAAAATGAAGCAAACTGTGAAGATAATACTTGGAAATCTCGACGAAGTTGAGGCTGAAGTTAAGTGTTTGAAGAGTTCCACAGATGGGTTTACGGGTGCTTGCGGTAAGCTGCGAAACTCGTTGAAACACATGGAAACTGAATTGGACAAAAGATCTGAAGCTGAGCTAGTAGTTGAAATGGAGAATGTTACTATTGGCAATtag
- the LOC104756655 gene encoding uncharacterized protein LOC104756655, with the protein MQNPQKSLGMGKSNKEDLSQSLIMHPNAIKLLDQTASLTVEQIKWQQVIQMSDHLSKQATIVGMLWNEESPKAESLKETIESYFISLQRFLLCCHKIAVAAGPTLSSLIHVSVKQIVDSSFELSKGSVSLYEGTYEKDKKPYIPKLTAVVLEALFNFKKVPSTNLIAIGNAISQVAVIMKDVLNKMKDVKRPSRECEASSCDVFSPEQIEFAKLVADVVSEAIMVVIVIRVMTKTIGMENPKEDSEFVDSLEKVLKLCQRSGVEIEKLGTCVCHHPPLEIDKMVETVKILGGNLDEVEAEVEHKKWSSNAFPGVCRNMRDAIKVMEVGLEKRKDLNQIMIAHQNTIYNTLQLFDPTASPPTQEKS; encoded by the exons ATGCAAAACCCTCAAAAGAGTTTGGGAATGgggaaatcaaacaaagaggaTCTAAGTCAATCTCTGATCATGCATCCTAACGCCATTAAG CTTTTGGATCAGACAGCGTCTCTTACAGTGGAACAAATTAAATGGCAACAAGTTATTCAGATGTCTGATCACCTCTCTAAACAAGCCACCATAG TGGGAATGCTGTGGAATGAAGAATCTCCAAAAGCTGAATCACTTAAGGAGACAATTGAGTCTTACTTCATTTCTCTTCAAAGGTTTTTGCTTTGTTGCCATAAAATCGCAGTTGCTGCTGGTCCTACTCTGTCTTCACTCATTCACGTCTCTGTTAAGCAAATCGTCGATTCTAGTTTCGAATTGTCAAAGGGTTCTGTCTCTCTTTACG AGGGAACATATGAAAAAGACAAGAAACCGTATATTCCGAAGCTTACAGCAGTAGTTTTGGAGGCATTGTTTAATTTCAAGAAGGTTCCTTCAACAAACCTCATCGCTATAGGCAATGCTATCTCTCAGGTTGCTGTTATCATGAAGGATGTTCTTAATAAGATGAAAGATGTGAAGCGGCCTTCACGTGAGTGTGAGGCATCATCTTGTGATGTGTTTTCTCCTGAACAGATTGAGTTTGCTAAATTGGTTGCTGACGTTGTGTCTGAGGCGATCATGGTGGTAATAGTTATTAGAGTAATGACTAAGACGATTGGGATGGAGAATCCAAAGGAGGATAGCGAGTTTGTGGATTCTCTAGAGAAGGTACTAAAGCTGTGTCAAAGAAGTGGAGTAGAGATTGAAAAGCTTGGAACTTGCGTTTGTCATCATCCACCTCTGGAGATTGACAAAATGGTTGAAACGGTGAAGATACTAGGGGGAAATCTTGATGAAGTTGAGGCTGAAGTTGAGCATAAGAAGTGGTCTTCCAACGCCTTTCCGGGAGTTTGCAGAAATATGCGAGACGCGATCAAAGTCATGGAAGTTGGATTGGAGAAAAGAAAGGATCTGAATCAGATTATGATTGCTCATCAGAACACCATCTACAATACCCTCCAG TTGTTCGATCCAACAGCGTCTCCTCCTACTCAAGAAAAAAGTTAA
- the LOC104756657 gene encoding heavy metal-associated isoprenylated plant protein 22-like encodes MGALDSLSEYFSNHFDVSIRKRKKRKVMQTVNIKVKMDCDGCERKIKNAVSSMKGAKSVEVNRKMHKVTVSGYVDPKKVLKTVQSTGKKKAELWPYVPYTMVAYPYAAGAYDKRAPPGFVRKSEQAQAQPGGTDDKLMSLFSDENPNACTVM; translated from the exons ATGGGAGCTCTTGATTCTCTCTCTGAGTATTTCTCTAACCATTTCGACGTCTCAATAAGAAAACGGAAGAAGCGTAAAGTCATGCAG ACGGTGAATATAAAGGTAAAGATGGACTGTGACGGATGCGAACGCAAAATCAAGAACGCTGTTTCCTCCATGAAAG gaGCAAAATCAGTAGAAGTGAACAGAAAAATGCACAAAGTGACGGTGAGTGGCTACGTGGATCCCAAGAAAGTGCTGAAGACAGTGCAGAGCACCGGGAAGAAGAAAGCTGAGTTGTGGCCGTATGTTCCGTACACAATGGTTGCTTATCCGTACGCCGCCGGAGCTTACGACAAGAGAGCCCCACCGGGTTTCGTGAGGAAGTCAGAGCAAGCTCAGGCGCAGCCGGGAGGTACAGACGATAAGCTCATGTCCCTTTTCAGCGACGAGAACCCTAACGCCTGCACCGTTATGTGA
- the LOC104756656 gene encoding ethylene-responsive transcription factor ERF069-like: MKRIVRISFTDMEATDSSSSEDESSSSDPPSSRRRGKKLVKEIVLDSSDPQAEVRKTRFKIRIPARYLAATKTTETKKKKYRGVRQRPWGKWAAEIRCDSRKANGGGGGGKGGGGPQRIWLGTFETAEEAALAYDNAAIQLLGPDAPTNFGRPDAAVMKLQDSDAASSAKTPSVV; this comes from the coding sequence ATGAAGAGAATTGTTCGAATTTCATTCACAGACATGGAAGCAACCGATTCTTCAAGCAGCGAAGacgaatcatcatcatcggaTCCTCCATCATCGCGTCGTCGAGGCAAGAAGCTAGTCAAGGAGATCGTCCTCGATTCTTCCGATCCCCAGGCCGAGGTCAGGAAAACTCGGTTCAAAATCAGGATTCCGGCGAGGTATCTTGCCGCGACTAAGACGACGGagactaagaagaagaagtaccgCGGCGTGAGGCAGAGACCTTGGGGAAAGTGGGCGGCTGAGATTAGATGTGATAGTAGGAAAGCTAAcggcggtggcggtggtggtaaaggaggaggaggacctCAACGTATATGGTTAGGGACTTTTGAAACAGCGGAGGAAGCTGCTCTTGCTTATGATAACGCTGCGATTCAGCTTCTTGGTCCTGATGCGCCTACTAATTTTGGCCGTCCTGATGCTGCCGTGATGAAGCTTCAAGATTCCGATGCTGCCTCCTCCGCTAAGACGCCTTCCGTggtttaa
- the LOC104756658 gene encoding myb-like protein I, translating to MTKDEDFKLLKIQTFSLRVNIHCEGCNQKVKKLLQRIEGVCHVKVEAEHQKVTVTGSVDSATLINKLVKAGKHAELWSPTPNQNQPPKPKTNDVTKNTTQKGQKQGSAKSGLEAFKPKSNPKGGAFATEEEEDGGEGEDGDVQLPKPANQQQQTVVNSKKNNGGAAMNNGNNGVNAASKKVNQKQSNQNQNTQQAMAAMRMRAGGKINPGVESNEIGALMGLAGFNGAPNAVTHPTNGIQQQLQAPALNNINGVTNHNLNNGNGGMMMNMNGYNNHHPMNMQSRQMMHHHPQPQQMMYQRSAFVPTSSNGYYYNYTPSPYSYYPYYPYPAEQQSQQSIHPSPTNMSSDEDTSHNSGCNIM from the exons ATGACTAAAGATGAAGACTTTAAGCTCCTAAAGATCCAG ACGTTTTCCCTAAGAGTCAACATCCATTGCGAGGGTTGTAACCAGAAAGTCAAGAAACTTCTTCAGAGAATCGaag GGGTTTGCCACGTGAAGGTAGAAGCAGAACATCAAAAGGTGACTGTTACCGGGTCAGTTGACTCAGCCACACTCATCAACAAGCTCGTTAAAGCCGGCAAACACGCCGAGCTTTGGTCTCCTACCCCTAACCAAAACCAACCTCCAAAGCCCAAGACTAATGACGTCACCAAGAACACCACTCAAAAGGGTCAGAAGCAAGGCTCAGCCAAAAGTGGTCTTGAAGCTTTCAAGCCCAAGAGTAACCCTAAAGGTGGTGCCTTTGCcacggaggaagaagaagacggcggCGAGGGAGAAGACGGAGACGTCCAGCTTCCAAAACCGGCGAACCAGCAGCAACAAACCGTCGTCAACTCCAAGAAAAACAATGGAGGAGCTGCAATGAACAATGGAAACAACGGAGTCAACGCCGCATCCAAGAAAGTCAACCAGAAACAGAGCAACCAAAACCAGAACACTCAACAAGCAATGGCGGCTATGAGAATGAGAGCCGGCGGAAAAATAAACCCTGGTGTTGAAAGCAACGAGATTGGAGCTCTCATGGGTCTAGCTGGATTCAACGGCGCACCAAACGCCGTTACTCATCCCACAAATGGGATACAACAACAGCTTCAAGCTCCAGCGTTGAACAACATCAACGGTGTCACTAACCACAACCTAAACAATGGTAACGGAGGCATGATGATGAACATGAATGGCTACAACAATCATCATCCAATGAACATGCAGAGTAGGCAAATGATGCATCATCATCCTCAGCCTCAGCAAATGATGTACCAAAGATCAGCTTTCGTTCCAACATCAAGCAATGGGTATTACTACAACTATACGCCAAGTCCCTACAGTTATTATCCTTACTATCCTTACCCAGCCGAGCAGCAGTCGCAGCAAAGTATTCACCCATCTCCAACAAACATGTCTAGTGATGAAGACACTAGCCATAACAGTGGCTGCAACATCATGTAA